From Sphingobium sp. B2D3C:
CTGATAATGGGTCATGAGATGCCGCTTGAGCATCTTCAGCTTCTTCCCGTCTTCCAGGCACACGATGTAATCGGGCTTGATCGAAGAACGGACAGATACGGCCGGCTCCTGCTTGGGCTGCGGCGGCGCGACGTCCTGCTGAAGACCGGCCAGCGCACTGTAGACGTTCTGGATGAGCGTCGGCACGTCCGACACAGCCACACTGTTATTGGATACGTGGGCAGCCACGATATCCGAGGTGAGCGTGATCAGCACTTCGTCTTGAGCGTTAGTATCGGACATATGAAGTTTCCCATTATCAACTTGCGACCCGTAGAATCACTATTCTTAGGCTATATTCTACCATTAAACATTATGGGGATTGAACGATGAGCGCAAGAGAAGTTTCGGACTCAGGACGCTCCCTGTCCCAAAACGAGTTTCAAACTCAAAGCATCAAAGCGGGAACCGTTCGATCCACAATAGTAGTTAAGTCGAACATTATACTGATGAAAGCCGGCTTTGATATAAAGATGAAGAGCTGGATTCCCCGCGCGCACTTCCAGAAAAACTGTTTCTGCGCCGGTGCCCTCGGCCTCTGTCATGCAGCGATCAAGTAATCGGCGGCCATGTGTCCGCCCACGATGATCGGGGTGGACGGCAAGCAAAAGAAGCTCCGCTTCGCCGGCAATACTGCGGATCAGGCCGAAGCCGACCGGTCCGGCTTGGGTGTAGCCAGTCACCAGAATGGAGCCGGGCAACTGCATCATGCCCATCAATTGCGCAGAGGACCATGCTTCGCCAAATTCCGGTGGGAAGGCGGCCGACATCACCTGCATGGCGGCGCCGATCTCGTCCACACAAGGATCGAGACTGGCCACGATGCGGAGCGCCTCCTTGTCCTGCATCAGCGAACCGGCGCTGGTCTGGGCTTGCTTGCGGCAGCCATAGGCTTGGCGTCTGCCCCGCGTCCGTAATCCGGCACGGGCGGGCGGGTGCGCTGCGTGACCGGCAGGCGGAATACCGCGCGGGCATCGGGAAGCAACGGAACGGCCTGGCCCCGCGCGCCGGCATCGACCA
This genomic window contains:
- a CDS encoding MucR family transcriptional regulator, which gives rise to MSDTNAQDEVLITLTSDIVAAHVSNNSVAVSDVPTLIQNVYSALAGLQQDVAPPQPKQEPAVSVRSSIKPDYIVCLEDGKKLKMLKRHLMTHYQMTPEDYRAKWGLPADYPMVAPNYAEQRRTLAKKIGLGTTRKRGRK
- a CDS encoding GNAT family N-acetyltransferase, which produces MQDKEALRIVASLDPCVDEIGAAMQVMSAAFPPEFGEAWSSAQLMGMMQLPGSILVTGYTQAGPVGFGLIRSIAGEAELLLLAVHPDHRGRTHGRRLLDRCMTEAEGTGAETVFLEVRAGNPALHLYIKAGFHQYNVRLNYYCGSNGSRFDALSLKLVLGQGAS